A single region of the Pseudomonas solani genome encodes:
- a CDS encoding acyl-CoA thioesterase: MAATPSLNDFTFFMPLRVRWAEVDPQGIVFNGHYLTYADVGITEYFRALGVRYPEDLAQDGGDFFAVRTLLEYLAPARFDDELSIGVRVGRLGGSSLTFNIGIWHGEAALTAGEIVYVHADGASRSSKRLPDWLREKVRAFERHAAGE, encoded by the coding sequence CAACCCCCTCCCTGAACGACTTCACCTTCTTCATGCCGCTGCGCGTGCGCTGGGCCGAAGTGGACCCGCAAGGCATCGTCTTCAACGGCCACTACCTGACCTACGCCGACGTCGGCATCACCGAGTACTTCCGCGCCCTGGGCGTGCGCTACCCGGAGGACCTGGCGCAGGACGGTGGCGACTTCTTCGCCGTGCGCACGCTGCTGGAATACCTGGCCCCGGCGCGCTTCGACGACGAGCTGTCCATCGGCGTAAGGGTAGGGCGGCTGGGTGGCTCGAGCCTCACCTTCAATATCGGCATCTGGCACGGCGAAGCGGCGCTGACGGCAGGCGAGATCGTTTACGTCCACGCGGATGGCGCGAGCCGCAGCAGCAAGCGGCTGCCGGACTGGCTGCGGGAGAAGGTCAGGGCATTCGAGCGGCACGCCGCCGGGGAATGA
- a CDS encoding DUF4124 domain-containing protein produces the protein MPKSGAVRFALLMGVLMPALAQAELYRYTNDKGVIVLDRLGVPSQYIDKGYEVLNDQGRVTKTVPPAPTLEERKRMQEEKARAGSDAQLLRLYTSVEDVDRALQRKLAELDGVISVARGNQQSLRTQQANLQAQAADNERAGRQVPDQLVAQISDLRAEQQRLEQDIARYQQDRKNAQAGFAADRARLAQLLQR, from the coding sequence ATGCCGAAATCGGGTGCAGTCCGTTTTGCCTTGCTCATGGGTGTGCTGATGCCTGCTCTGGCGCAAGCCGAGCTCTATCGCTACACCAATGACAAGGGCGTGATTGTGCTCGATCGCCTTGGCGTGCCCTCGCAGTACATCGACAAGGGCTACGAAGTCCTCAACGACCAGGGCCGTGTGACCAAGACGGTACCGCCGGCGCCCACCCTGGAAGAGCGCAAGCGCATGCAGGAGGAGAAGGCCCGTGCCGGCTCCGACGCCCAGTTGCTGCGCCTGTACACCAGCGTCGAAGACGTCGACCGTGCCCTGCAGCGCAAGCTGGCGGAGCTCGACGGGGTGATCAGCGTCGCCCGTGGCAACCAGCAGTCCCTGCGCACCCAGCAGGCCAACCTGCAGGCCCAGGCCGCCGACAACGAGCGTGCCGGCCGCCAGGTTCCCGACCAGCTGGTGGCGCAGATCAGCGACCTGCGTGCCGAGCAGCAGCGCCTGGAGCAGGACATCGCCCGCTACCAGCAGGATCGCAAGAACGCCCAGGCCGGCTTCGCCGCCGACCGCGCCCGCCTGGCCCAGCTGCTGCAGCGCTGA
- a CDS encoding helix-turn-helix transcriptional regulator has protein sequence MDANRMLARPWLPGVELFHADFSGQPFGRHSHDAFAIGAILEGVGGYQCRGARHALAAGTLSLMNPEEPHTGHAISERLVYRMLYIEESRLPALLGRKRLPTGFTTLNPGDDGAVAAGLARLAEEFGRNDPLALESELLALLERVFVRHGGLRAAAPASRDGGMTAFLRDYLEAHHAEAVSLEQLAALVQRHPRHLIEAFRRAYGVPPHTYLLQRRVREAKRLLLGDQSPLEVALGLGFYDQAHFSGTFKRFTGVTPGQFRRAART, from the coding sequence TCCATGCGGATTTTTCCGGGCAGCCTTTCGGCCGCCACAGCCATGATGCCTTCGCCATCGGCGCCATTCTCGAGGGTGTTGGAGGCTATCAGTGCCGGGGCGCCCGCCATGCATTGGCCGCCGGCACGCTGTCGCTGATGAACCCCGAGGAACCCCACACCGGGCACGCCATCAGCGAGCGCCTGGTCTACCGCATGCTCTACATCGAAGAGTCCCGGCTGCCGGCGTTGCTGGGGCGCAAGCGCCTGCCCACCGGTTTCACCACGCTCAATCCAGGGGACGATGGTGCCGTGGCAGCAGGGTTGGCGCGCCTGGCCGAGGAGTTCGGGCGTAATGACCCGCTGGCCCTGGAGAGCGAGCTGCTGGCGCTGCTGGAGCGGGTCTTCGTGCGCCATGGCGGGCTGCGTGCGGCAGCGCCGGCAAGCCGGGATGGCGGCATGACCGCCTTCCTGCGGGACTATCTGGAGGCCCACCATGCCGAGGCGGTGAGCCTGGAGCAGCTGGCGGCCCTGGTGCAGCGCCACCCGCGCCACCTGATCGAGGCCTTCCGCCGCGCCTATGGCGTGCCGCCCCATACCTACCTGCTGCAACGCCGGGTGCGCGAAGCCAAGCGCCTGCTGCTAGGTGACCAGTCACCGCTGGAGGTGGCGCTCGGCCTCGGTTTTTACGACCAGGCGCATTTCTCCGGCACCTTCAAGCGTTTCACCGGCGTGACGCCGGGGCAGTTCCGTCGCGCCGCGCGCACCTGA
- the rpoZ gene encoding DNA-directed RNA polymerase subunit omega, with product MARVTVEDCLDNVDNRFELVMLATKRSRQLATGGKEPRVAWENDKPTVVALREIAAGLVDYDVIAQDDIVEDEPLFAAFDDEANEAL from the coding sequence ATGGCCCGCGTTACCGTTGAAGACTGCCTGGACAACGTCGATAACCGCTTCGAGCTGGTCATGCTCGCGACCAAGCGTTCCCGTCAGCTCGCTACCGGCGGCAAAGAGCCCCGCGTAGCCTGGGAAAACGACAAGCCCACCGTTGTGGCCCTGCGTGAAATCGCTGCCGGCCTGGTGGACTATGACGTGATCGCCCAGGACGACATCGTCGAAGACGAGCCGCTGTTCGCTGCATTCGATGACGAGGCCAACGAGGCCCTCTAA
- a CDS encoding YicC/YloC family endoribonuclease — protein sequence MVHSMTAFARVEQAGTHGTLSWELRSVNHRYLEPHLRLPESFRDLEGAVREALRQGLSRGKVECTLRFAEENAGKSLQVDRERAAQLVEAAEAVAALVKQPAPLNPLEILAWPGVLVADAADPQALNAAALEIFAKALDELRNGRAREGADLARLLNERLDGILEEVEALRKLVPQMLTTQRQKILDRFGEMKAELDPQRLEQELVLLAQKSDVAEELDRLSTHVSEVRRVLKAGGAAGRRLDFLMQELNREANTLGSKAFDSRSTQAAVNLKVLIEQMREQVQNIE from the coding sequence ATGGTGCACAGCATGACCGCCTTTGCCCGCGTCGAGCAGGCCGGCACCCACGGCACCCTGAGCTGGGAACTGCGCTCGGTCAACCACCGCTACCTCGAGCCCCACCTGCGCCTGCCCGAGTCCTTCCGCGACCTCGAAGGCGCGGTGCGCGAAGCCCTGCGCCAGGGCCTCTCCCGCGGCAAGGTGGAGTGCACCCTGCGCTTCGCCGAAGAGAACGCCGGCAAATCCCTGCAGGTCGATCGCGAACGCGCCGCCCAGCTGGTCGAAGCCGCCGAAGCCGTCGCCGCACTGGTCAAGCAGCCGGCACCGCTCAACCCCCTGGAAATCCTCGCCTGGCCCGGCGTGCTGGTGGCCGATGCGGCCGACCCGCAAGCACTGAATGCCGCCGCCCTGGAGATCTTCGCCAAGGCCCTCGACGAACTGCGCAACGGCCGCGCCCGTGAAGGTGCCGACCTGGCTCGCCTGCTCAATGAGCGGCTCGACGGCATCCTCGAAGAGGTCGAAGCCCTGCGCAAGCTGGTGCCGCAGATGCTCACCACCCAGCGCCAGAAGATCCTCGACCGCTTCGGCGAGATGAAGGCCGAGCTGGACCCGCAACGCCTGGAGCAGGAACTGGTGCTGCTGGCACAGAAAAGCGACGTCGCCGAGGAGCTGGATCGCCTCAGCACCCACGTCAGCGAAGTCCGTCGCGTACTCAAGGCCGGCGGTGCGGCGGGCCGTCGCCTGGACTTCCTGATGCAGGAACTCAATCGCGAAGCCAACACCCTGGGCTCCAAGGCCTTCGACTCGCGCTCCACCCAAGCAGCGGTCAACCTCAAGGTGTTGATCGAGCAGATGCGCGAACAAGTGCAGAACATCGAGTAA
- the pyrE gene encoding orotate phosphoribosyltransferase, protein MQAYQRDFIRFAIERGVLRFGEFTLKSGRTSPYFFNAGLFNSGLALSQLGRFYAAAVVDSGIPFDVLFGPAYKGIPLAAATAVALAEHHAIDIPWCFNRKEAKDHGEGGTLVGAPLAGRVLIIDDVITAGTAIREVMQIIQGQQAQAAGVLIALNRQERGKGELSAIQEVERDFGMPVVSIVSLEQVLEYLAGDAELKKYLPAVESYRANYGI, encoded by the coding sequence ATGCAGGCGTATCAACGCGATTTCATTCGCTTCGCCATCGAACGCGGTGTGCTGCGTTTCGGTGAGTTCACTCTCAAATCCGGGCGTACCAGCCCTTATTTCTTCAATGCCGGCCTGTTCAACAGCGGGCTCGCGCTGTCCCAGTTGGGCCGCTTCTATGCGGCGGCAGTGGTCGACAGCGGCATTCCCTTCGATGTGCTCTTCGGACCCGCCTACAAGGGCATCCCGCTGGCTGCGGCCACGGCCGTGGCGCTGGCCGAACATCACGCGATCGATATCCCCTGGTGCTTCAACCGCAAGGAAGCCAAGGACCATGGCGAGGGCGGCACCCTGGTGGGCGCGCCGCTGGCCGGCCGTGTGCTGATCATTGACGACGTGATCACCGCCGGTACCGCCATCCGCGAAGTCATGCAGATCATCCAGGGCCAGCAGGCCCAGGCCGCCGGCGTGCTCATCGCGCTGAACCGCCAGGAGCGCGGCAAGGGCGAGCTGTCGGCGATCCAGGAAGTCGAGCGTGACTTCGGCATGCCGGTGGTGAGCATCGTTTCCCTGGAACAGGTGCTGGAATATCTCGCAGGTGATGCTGAACTGAAGAAGTATCTGCCGGCAGTGGAAAGCTACCGCGCGAACTACGGAATCTGA
- the rph gene encoding ribonuclease PH yields the protein MKRPSGRVADQLRSIRITRNYTKHAEGSVLVEFGDTKVICTASVESGVPRFLKGQGQGWLTAEYGMLPRATGERNQREASRGKQGGRTLEIQRLIGRSLRAALDMSKLGENTIYLDCDVIQADGGTRTASITGAMVALMDALKVLKKRGALKGEPLKQMVAAVSVGIYQGEPVLDLDYLEDSAAETDLNVVMTDAGGFIEVQGTAEGAPFQPEELNAMLALAKKGVTELFELQRAALVD from the coding sequence ATGAAACGTCCCAGTGGCCGAGTGGCTGACCAGCTGCGTTCGATCCGCATCACCCGCAACTACACCAAGCATGCCGAAGGCTCGGTGCTGGTCGAATTCGGGGATACCAAGGTGATCTGCACCGCCAGCGTCGAATCCGGTGTCCCGCGTTTCCTCAAGGGCCAGGGCCAGGGTTGGTTGACCGCCGAGTACGGCATGCTGCCGCGCGCCACCGGCGAGCGTAACCAGCGCGAGGCCAGTCGTGGCAAGCAGGGTGGTCGCACTCTGGAGATCCAGCGCCTGATCGGCCGTTCGCTGCGCGCTGCGCTGGACATGAGCAAGCTGGGCGAGAACACCATCTACCTGGATTGCGATGTGATCCAGGCCGACGGTGGCACCCGCACTGCCTCCATCACGGGTGCCATGGTGGCCCTGATGGATGCGCTGAAGGTCCTGAAGAAGCGTGGCGCGCTGAAGGGCGAGCCGCTGAAGCAGATGGTTGCCGCCGTGTCCGTTGGCATCTACCAGGGCGAGCCGGTCCTGGACCTCGACTACCTGGAAGACTCCGCGGCCGAGACCGACCTGAACGTGGTCATGACCGACGCCGGCGGTTTCATCGAGGTACAGGGCACCGCCGAAGGCGCGCCCTTCCAGCCGGAAGAGCTGAACGCCATGCTGGCCCTGGCCAAGAAAGGCGTCACCGAGCTGTTCGAGCTGCAGCGCGCCGCGCTGGTCGACTGA
- the spoT gene encoding bifunctional GTP diphosphokinase/guanosine-3',5'-bis pyrophosphate 3'-pyrophosphohydrolase, producing the protein MPSIEAFAERLSTYLGNDQVNLVRRAYFYAEQAHDGQRRRSGEAYVTHPLAVANILADMHMDHQSLMAAMLHDVIEDTGIAKEALTAQFGDTVAELVDGVSKLTQMNFETKAEAQAENFQKMAMAMARDIRVILVKLADRLHNMRTLEVLSGEKRRRIAKETLEIYAPIANRLGMHSMRIEFEDLGFKAMHPMRSERIRAAVRRARGNRKEIVNKIEESLTHCLAREGMEGEVIGREKHLYSIYKKMRGKRRAFNEIMDVYAFRIIVDKVDTCYRVLGAVHNLYKPLPGRFKDYIAIPKANGYQSLHTTLFGMHGVPIEIQIRTREMEEMANNGIAAHWLYKSAEDDQPKGTHARARQWVKGVLELQQRAGNSLEFIESVKIDLFPDEVYIFTPKGRIMELPKGSTAVDFAYAVHTDVGNTCIACRINRRLAPLSEPLQSGETVEIVTAPGARPNPAWLNFVVTGKARTHIRHALKLQRRSESISLGERLLNKVLAGFESGLDRIAPERVQAVLAEYRLDVIEDLLEDIGLGNRMAYVVARRMLASEGEQLPSAEGPLAIRGTEGLVLSYAKCCTPIPGDPIVGHLSAGKGMVVHLESCKNIGDIRHNPEKCIQLSWAKDVAGEFNVELRVELEHQRGLIALLASSVNAADGNIEKISMDERDGRISVVQLVVSVHDRVHLARVIKKLRALKGVIRITRVRA; encoded by the coding sequence TTGCCGAGCATAGAGGCCTTCGCCGAACGCCTTTCGACCTACCTCGGCAACGACCAGGTCAACCTGGTCCGCCGAGCGTATTTCTACGCCGAGCAAGCCCATGACGGGCAGCGCCGCCGCAGCGGCGAGGCCTACGTCACCCACCCGCTCGCCGTCGCCAACATCCTCGCCGACATGCACATGGACCATCAGAGCCTGATGGCCGCGATGCTGCACGACGTGATCGAGGACACCGGCATCGCCAAGGAAGCGCTCACCGCGCAATTCGGCGACACAGTCGCGGAGCTGGTGGACGGGGTCAGCAAGCTGACCCAGATGAACTTCGAGACCAAGGCCGAGGCCCAGGCCGAGAACTTCCAGAAGATGGCCATGGCCATGGCGCGCGACATCCGCGTGATCCTGGTCAAGCTGGCCGACCGCCTGCACAACATGCGCACCCTGGAAGTGCTGTCCGGCGAGAAGCGTCGGCGCATCGCCAAGGAAACCCTCGAGATCTACGCCCCCATCGCCAACCGCCTGGGCATGCACAGCATGCGCATCGAGTTCGAGGACCTGGGCTTCAAGGCGATGCACCCGATGCGCTCCGAGCGCATCCGCGCCGCGGTCCGGCGCGCCCGTGGCAACCGCAAGGAAATCGTCAACAAGATCGAGGAGTCGCTGACCCACTGCCTGGCCCGCGAAGGCATGGAAGGGGAGGTCATCGGCCGCGAGAAGCACCTCTACAGCATCTACAAGAAGATGCGCGGCAAGCGTCGAGCCTTCAACGAGATCATGGACGTCTACGCGTTCCGCATCATCGTCGACAAGGTCGATACCTGCTACCGCGTGCTCGGCGCCGTGCACAACCTGTACAAGCCGCTGCCCGGCCGCTTCAAGGACTACATCGCGATTCCCAAGGCCAACGGCTACCAGTCGTTGCACACCACGCTGTTCGGCATGCACGGCGTGCCCATCGAGATCCAGATCCGCACCCGCGAGATGGAAGAGATGGCCAACAACGGCATCGCCGCCCACTGGCTGTACAAGTCCGCCGAGGACGACCAGCCCAAGGGCACCCACGCCCGCGCCCGCCAGTGGGTGAAAGGCGTGCTGGAGCTGCAGCAACGTGCTGGCAACTCCCTGGAATTCATCGAGAGCGTGAAGATCGACCTGTTCCCGGACGAGGTCTACATCTTCACCCCCAAGGGCCGCATCATGGAGCTGCCCAAAGGCTCCACGGCCGTCGACTTCGCCTACGCGGTTCACACCGACGTCGGCAACACCTGCATCGCCTGCCGCATCAACCGTCGCCTGGCGCCGCTGTCCGAACCGCTGCAGAGCGGCGAAACGGTGGAGATCGTCACCGCCCCCGGCGCGCGCCCGAACCCGGCCTGGCTCAACTTCGTGGTCACCGGCAAGGCCCGCACCCACATCCGCCACGCCCTCAAGCTGCAGCGTCGCTCCGAGTCCATCAGCCTCGGCGAGCGCCTGCTGAACAAGGTGCTGGCCGGCTTCGAGAGCGGTCTCGACCGCATCGCTCCGGAACGGGTGCAGGCCGTGCTCGCCGAGTACCGCCTCGACGTCATCGAGGACCTGCTGGAAGACATCGGCCTGGGCAACCGCATGGCCTATGTGGTCGCCCGGCGCATGCTGGCCAGCGAAGGCGAGCAGCTGCCCAGCGCCGAAGGCCCGCTGGCCATCCGCGGCACCGAGGGCCTGGTGCTCAGCTACGCCAAGTGCTGCACGCCAATCCCCGGCGACCCCATCGTCGGCCACCTGTCCGCCGGCAAGGGCATGGTCGTGCACCTGGAAAGCTGCAAGAACATTGGCGACATACGCCATAACCCGGAGAAGTGCATCCAGCTCTCCTGGGCCAAGGACGTCGCAGGCGAATTCAACGTCGAGCTGCGCGTCGAGCTGGAACACCAGCGCGGCCTGATCGCCCTGCTGGCCAGCAGCGTCAACGCCGCCGACGGCAACATCGAGAAGATCAGCATGGACGAGCGCGACGGCCGCATCAGCGTCGTCCAGCTGGTGGTCAGCGTGCACGACCGCGTGCACCTGGCCCGCGTGATCAAGAAGCTGCGTGCGCTGAAGGGGGTGATCCGCATCACCCGGGTGCGCGCGTAG
- a CDS encoding LysE family translocator, which translates to MFALFLLVAGTHFAALLSPGPDFFLLLRAALTRGLRHADGCAAGIALANLASMLLVLLALSFLPADGSWLWRALQLLGGAYFLWLGGQALMAHRRLQLPEGGEAGHEGCWRQGLLEGLAASSLNPKLPIFYAGLFGVLRNSAMPAWGLGLSMLWMTLVVLGWDMGLVRLLGHSRWRLWLQRRVALLDRGCGALLAALGAWLVGSAF; encoded by the coding sequence ATGTTCGCCCTGTTCCTGCTGGTTGCCGGCACCCATTTCGCCGCGTTGCTTTCCCCGGGCCCGGATTTCTTCCTGCTGCTGCGTGCGGCGCTGACCCGTGGCCTCCGCCATGCCGATGGCTGTGCGGCGGGCATCGCCCTGGCCAATCTGGCGAGCATGCTGCTGGTGCTGCTGGCGTTGAGCTTTCTACCGGCCGATGGCAGCTGGCTGTGGCGAGCCCTGCAGTTGCTGGGCGGCGCCTATTTTCTCTGGCTCGGCGGGCAGGCCCTGATGGCGCACCGGCGCCTGCAATTGCCGGAAGGCGGCGAGGCCGGGCACGAGGGTTGCTGGCGGCAGGGGCTGCTGGAGGGGCTGGCGGCGAGCAGCCTGAATCCCAAGCTGCCGATCTTCTATGCAGGGCTGTTCGGCGTGTTGCGTAATTCGGCCATGCCCGCGTGGGGGCTGGGGCTGTCCATGTTGTGGATGACCCTGGTGGTGCTGGGCTGGGACATGGGGTTGGTGCGCCTGCTGGGGCACTCGCGCTGGCGGCTGTGGCTGCAACGCCGGGTGGCGCTGCTGGACAGGGGCTGCGGGGCCTTGCTGGCGGCGCTGGGCGCCTGGCTGGTGGGCAGCGCCTTCTGA
- a CDS encoding exodeoxyribonuclease III encodes MRIISVNVNGIHAAAERGLLSWLQAQNADVICLQDTRASAFDLDDPAFQLDGYFLYASDAEVPSQGGVALYSRLQPKAVIWGLGFETCDRYGRYLQADFDKVSIATLLLPSGQGGDENLNHKFKFMDDFTHYLNKQRRKRREYIYCGSLYLAHQKLDVKNWRDCQQLPGFLAPERAWMDEVFGTMGYVDALREVSREGDQYSWWPDSEQADMLNLGWRFDYHILTPGMRRSVRSARLPRQPRFSQHAPLIVDYDWLLSI; translated from the coding sequence ATGCGGATCATCAGTGTGAACGTGAATGGTATTCATGCCGCAGCCGAACGAGGACTCCTCAGTTGGTTGCAAGCACAGAATGCCGACGTGATCTGCCTGCAAGACACCCGTGCCTCTGCCTTTGATCTGGACGACCCAGCCTTCCAACTGGACGGCTATTTCCTCTATGCCAGCGATGCTGAAGTGCCAAGCCAAGGCGGCGTGGCGCTTTATTCGCGTTTGCAACCCAAGGCAGTGATCTGGGGTCTCGGTTTCGAGACCTGTGATCGTTATGGGCGCTACCTGCAGGCGGATTTCGACAAAGTGAGTATCGCTACCCTGCTGCTGCCTTCGGGCCAGGGCGGCGATGAGAACCTGAACCACAAGTTCAAGTTCATGGACGACTTCACCCATTATCTGAACAAGCAGCGCCGCAAGCGCCGCGAGTACATCTATTGTGGTTCGCTTTACCTCGCCCATCAGAAGCTGGACGTGAAGAACTGGCGCGACTGCCAGCAGCTGCCCGGCTTCCTCGCGCCCGAGCGCGCCTGGATGGACGAAGTGTTCGGCACCATGGGTTACGTGGACGCGCTGCGCGAAGTCAGCCGCGAAGGCGACCAGTACAGCTGGTGGCCCGACAGTGAACAGGCCGACATGCTCAACCTCGGCTGGCGTTTCGACTACCACATCCTCACGCCGGGCATGCGTCGCTCCGTGCGCAGCGCTCGCCTGCCGCGCCAGCCGCGCTTCTCCCAGCACGCGCCGCTGATCGTCGACTACGACTGGCTGCTGAGCATCTGA
- the gmk gene encoding guanylate kinase has translation MSVTPGTLYIVSAPSGAGKTSLVKALIDAEPQIRVSVSHTTRDMRPGEVDSVNYHFVSREQFVQMLEHGDFLEHAEVFGNLYGTSQRWLQKTLAEGFDLILEIDWQGAQQVRHLMPQAKSVFILPPSQEALRQRLDNRGQDSAEIIDRRMREAVSEMSHYVEYDYLVINDDFTVALEDLKAIFRANRLQQPQQQLAHGTLLAQLLD, from the coding sequence ATGAGCGTCACTCCCGGCACCCTCTACATCGTTTCCGCGCCCTCCGGCGCCGGCAAGACCAGCCTGGTCAAGGCCCTGATCGACGCCGAGCCGCAGATCCGCGTCTCGGTCTCCCACACCACCCGGGACATGCGCCCGGGCGAGGTGGACAGCGTCAACTACCACTTCGTCAGCCGCGAACAGTTCGTGCAGATGCTCGAGCACGGTGACTTCCTCGAGCACGCCGAGGTCTTCGGCAACCTCTACGGCACCTCCCAGCGCTGGCTGCAGAAGACCCTCGCCGAAGGTTTCGACCTGATCCTCGAGATCGACTGGCAGGGTGCCCAGCAGGTGCGCCACCTGATGCCCCAGGCCAAGTCCGTGTTCATCCTCCCGCCGAGCCAGGAAGCCTTGCGCCAGCGCCTGGACAACCGTGGCCAGGACAGCGCCGAGATCATCGACCGGCGCATGCGCGAGGCCGTCAGCGAGATGAGCCACTACGTCGAGTACGACTATCTGGTGATCAACGACGACTTCACCGTGGCCCTGGAAGACCTCAAGGCGATCTTCCGCGCCAACCGCCTGCAGCAGCCGCAGCAACAGCTGGCCCACGGCACGCTGCTGGCGCAGTTGCTGGACTGA
- a CDS encoding DUF4870 domain-containing protein, with protein sequence MNEPTQVPQPNQEVRQWAMFCHFAAFLGVVLPFGNLLGPLILWQVKKDVDPFIDQQGKEALNFQITVTLAGLVCMLLMLVLIGFVLLPLVGLVALVLTIIGGIKANEGQAYRYPFTWRPVK encoded by the coding sequence ATGAATGAGCCAACCCAAGTTCCACAGCCCAACCAGGAAGTTAGGCAATGGGCGATGTTCTGCCATTTCGCCGCTTTCCTCGGTGTGGTGCTGCCCTTCGGCAACCTGCTGGGCCCGCTGATCCTCTGGCAGGTGAAGAAGGACGTCGATCCCTTCATCGACCAGCAGGGCAAGGAAGCGCTGAACTTCCAGATCACCGTCACCCTCGCCGGCCTGGTGTGCATGCTGCTGATGCTGGTGCTGATCGGTTTCGTGCTGCTGCCCCTGGTGGGTCTGGTAGCGCTGGTGCTGACCATCATCGGTGGCATCAAGGCCAACGAAGGCCAGGCCTATCGCTATCCCTTCACCTGGCGTCCGGTGAAGTAG
- a CDS encoding RidA family protein, whose translation MSKTVINSDKAPAAIGTYSQAIKAGNTVYMSGQIPLDPKTMELVEGFEAQTVQVFENLKAVAEAAGGSFKDIVKLNIFLTDLSHFAKVNEVMGRYFEQPYPARAAIGVAALPRGSQVEMDAILVIE comes from the coding sequence ATGAGCAAGACCGTGATCAACAGCGACAAGGCCCCTGCCGCCATCGGCACCTACTCCCAGGCGATCAAGGCCGGCAACACCGTCTACATGTCCGGGCAGATCCCCCTCGACCCCAAGACCATGGAACTGGTGGAAGGCTTCGAAGCCCAGACCGTCCAGGTCTTCGAGAACCTGAAGGCCGTGGCCGAAGCCGCAGGCGGCTCCTTCAAGGACATCGTCAAGCTCAACATCTTCCTCACCGACCTGTCGCACTTCGCCAAGGTCAACGAAGTGATGGGCCGCTATTTCGAACAACCCTATCCCGCCCGTGCCGCCATCGGTGTAGCCGCCCTGCCGCGCGGCTCGCAGGTGGAAATGGACGCCATCCTGGTGATCGAATAA